The [Pantoea] beijingensis genomic sequence GTGTCACTTTCGCTTTGGCAACAGTGTCTTGCCCGCTTGCAGGATGAGCTACCTGCCACAGAATTCAGCATGTGGATACGCCCGCTACAGGCCGAACTAAACGACAACACATTGGCTTTGTATGCGCCTAACCGGTTTGTACTGGATTGGGTTCGGGATAAATATCTGCATAATATTAATGGGCTACTCAATGAGTTTTGTGGCACGGATACGCCGACGCTGCATTTTGAAGTCGGCACTAAGCCGAAGCCAGCAGCACAGCCTGTTAGCCAGCCGATTACCGCGAGTGCTCACTATAATGCGCCGCCCGTAGCCGCTGCAGGCGTCCGTCCGGCACCTTCACGCCCAAGCTGGGATACGGTACCCGCCCCGGCGGAACTCTCTTATCGCTCGAACGTCAATACCAAGCATAATTTTGATAATTTTGTTGAGGGTAAATCTAACCAGCTGGCTCGCGCGGCAGCGCGACAGGTCGCCGACAATCCTGGTGGAGCCTACAATCCACTGTTCCTTTATGGTGGGACTGGTCTGGGTAAAACCCACCTGTTACATGCGGTGGGGAACGGTATTATGGCGCGTAAACCCAATGCGAAAGTGGTTTACATGCATTCTGAGCGCTTTGTACAGGATATGGTGAAAGCGTTACAGAATAATGCTATTGAGGAGTTCAAGCGCTACTATCGATCTGTTGACGCGTTACTGATTGATGACATCCAGTTTTTTGCTAATAAAGAGCGTTCACAGGAAGAGTTTTTTCATACCTTTAACGCACTTTTGGAAGGTAATCAGCAGATCATCTTAACCTCGGA encodes the following:
- the dnaA gene encoding chromosomal replication initiator protein DnaA; this encodes MSLSLWQQCLARLQDELPATEFSMWIRPLQAELNDNTLALYAPNRFVLDWVRDKYLHNINGLLNEFCGTDTPTLHFEVGTKPKPAAQPVSQPITASAHYNAPPVAAAGVRPAPSRPSWDTVPAPAELSYRSNVNTKHNFDNFVEGKSNQLARAAARQVADNPGGAYNPLFLYGGTGLGKTHLLHAVGNGIMARKPNAKVVYMHSERFVQDMVKALQNNAIEEFKRYYRSVDALLIDDIQFFANKERSQEEFFHTFNALLEGNQQIILTSDRYPKEINGVEDRLKSRFGWGLTVAIEPPELETRVAILMKKADENDIRLPGEVAFFIAKRLRSNVRELEGALNRVIANANFTGRAITIDFVREALRDLLALQEKLVTIDNIQKTVAEYYKIKVADLLSKRRSRSVARPRQMAMAMAKELTNHSLPEIGDAFGGRDHTTVLHACRKIEQLREESHDIKEDFSNLIRTLSS